The genomic DNA CCGTGTTACCTAAGTATTTACTTTGCCCTGCTCTCTCATATCCAAGGCTCGCTTCAATTCTGCTTGAAACCAAAGTCAGGCTTGCCCCCAAATTATATGAATCTTTAGCAACGGAGATTTTGTCGTTAGAAAGAATTCTGCCGCTTGCATTCTTTAGGTTAAGTTTTTTTGATTTAATAAGCGGCGAGTTGCTATAACTAGCGGAAACTTGCGGAATTAGTTGAAAATCGTCGTACTCAAATATAGTCGCAAGAGACAAGCCCGGAGTAATAGAGAATTTTTGAATACCGGTTTTACCGGTAGTTAAATTACCTTGTTTAATAGCCGCAAATTTTACTCCCTCATAAGAGCCGGTAAGGCTCGGCACTAATACTAGCGAAGCTATGGGTAAATAATAATTAGCACCGATATTTGCGCCAAAAAGCTCTCCTTTTAATTTAAAACCGTTATCCTCGTTTAAGAACGATTTATATTTAGTCTTACCGTAAAGTTTGCCGAAAGCGATACTACCGGTTAATACTAAACGCTCATCCGCTTGTATACTTCCGTAAACAGAGCCGATTATAGAACGAGTGTTCGTAGAGAAATTAGAGTAATTAGTATGACTATTATTAGTAGTAGCTTTTGGTTTTAAGCTGCCGAGATTAGAACTTAACATTATACCCAAAGTCGTATCTTCATCGATTTTGCCGTCAAAACCGATAGTTGCTCCGCTTAAATGTTGTTTTATTTTACCGGAATCTTTTCCTTTAAATAATCCGGTGCCGATATTTCCCGCTAGCCATACTCCGTAATTTAGCGGTTCATCACCGGCAGATATTCCAGTGCCTTGGTTATCGGCTAAGTGAAGATATGATAGACGGTTTGCAAGCAGTGATGACAGATTAGCCGTTTCATTAAAAGCCGACTCGGTGGCGGTCTCTATATTACTCTTGGCAAGCCGGCTATTTGCTATATCTTCACCGGCGATGATCTTTTTGTATAGGCTACCTAAACTATTTAATTGCAGGATACGTATAGCTTTTGCGTCGGTAATGCCTGCAAGAGCCTCTCTTGCCGCCTCAGGAGTTAGGTTTGCCTGATCAAGCACGCTAAGAGCTATTAGATTCTCGGCGGTAAATGCGCCGCAACTTGATCCGTCATTTTGCTGATTTACTTGCAGATCAATAATTTCGGCATTCGGTGCAAGCTGTTTAATAGCTTCTATGTACCTGCCGCTCTCGCTAGTCGTACCGCCAAAGCTACTACCGAACGAATCATTGTAGAATACCATGATATCACCGCTCGCTTTTGTCCTAATAGCAATAGCCGTCCAGTGATTATTATTTAAGTTCACCGGTATTAAAGCAGGTTTACCGGTTCTTGCCTCAATTAAAGCAGCTGCCGC from Candidatus Trichorickettsia mobilis includes the following:
- a CDS encoding autotransporter domain-containing protein encodes the protein MNRNFKRHLIKIALATSILKLVVMSNSYAADINPEIANIGYWYDDSDVRGVIANRLGDRVYVAPAVPNSPSLISDVAAAALIEARTGKPALIPVNLNNNHWTAIAIRTKASGDIMVFYNDSFGSSFGGTTSESGRYIEAIKQLAPNAEIIDLQVNQQNDGSSCGAFTAENLIALSVLDQANLTPEAAREALAGITDAKAIRILQLNSLGSLYKKIIAGEDIANSRLAKSNIETATESAFNETANLSSLLANRLSYLHLADNQGTGISAGDEPLNYGVWLAGNIGTGLFKGKDSGKIKQHLSGATIGFDGKIDEDTTLGIMLSSNLGSLKPKATTNNSHTNYSNFSTNTRSIIGSVYGSIQADERLVLTGSIAFGKLYGKTKYKSFLNEDNGFKLKGELFGANIGANYYLPIASLVLVPSLTGSYEGVKFAAIKQGNLTTGKTGIQKFSITPGLSLATIFEYDDFQLIPQVSASYSNSPLIKSKKLNLKNASGRILSNDKISVAKDSYNLGASLTLVSSRIEASLGYERAGQSKYLGNTGYIKFRVNI